Within Saccharomonospora cyanea NA-134, the genomic segment TCGTGGCAGACCCGGGTGAGGTGGGCGCTGTCGGCGAACCCGGCGGCGTGGGCGGCCTCGGTGAGTGTGCCGCCTAGCCGGGCGTGATCGATCGCGCGCTGCAAGCGCGCCCACCGCACATACGCGCGAAACGGCAAGCCGAGTTCGTCACTGAACAGGTGACCGAGTCGACTGGCCGAGATCCCCACGGCCGCGGCGAGCCGTTCCAGACGGACAGACTGGTCGAGCATGGTGGGTAACACCGCGATCGCCTGCCGCAGCGCGGGGTGCAACGACACTGGGGCAGGCGCGCCCGCCGGAGCCAGCGTGGCGAGAACCTGGTCGACCATCCCGCTGGCGGAGTCACCGACGGCGAGGCTGGTGTCGAGCAGCGGCTGCGCCGCGGATGCCCACGCGGCCACGGAGCCGACCGGCAACCCGGTGCGCCGTACCCGCGCGGTCAACGCCTGGCCCAGCGCCCCATCAGCATC encodes:
- a CDS encoding helix-turn-helix transcriptional regulator → MWQGTVALRPGRLVYAGQVGDAHRHRHAAVQLVLATEELVWLCDGSGAQWRGRAAVIPSGAEHEIAGGGAGVLAWIDADGALGQALTARVRRTGLPVGSVAAWASAAQPLLDTSLAVGDSASGMVDQVLATLAPAGAPAPVSLHPALRQAIAVLPTMLDQSVRLERLAAAVGISASRLGHLFSDELGLPFRAYVRWARLQRAIDHARLGGTLTEAAHAAGFADSAHLTRVCHEMFGLAPSGLARAVHWHRRRAVSG